TAGAACTTCTGTTTTTGGAGGAGAATTTCAGTATGGACATTCAGCTGATGTATTGAGGTAAATTAGGAATCATCACGCTTCTTTCAAACTAAATCATGTGTCATTTTTGTTACCAAATCAATTAGTTTTCAGCTACAGTTTTCTCTGCCATCGTCATTGATAGAAAGATTTGCAATGTAGCAATTAAAATTTGTATCCCTTTGAAAGACTTGGCTGAGGATAATTGTGATAATCTAATTGAGTCCTCCAATTCAGAATTGAATTGATCTTTGCATCGGCAAAaatttagtggatttttgttcTCTGTTTGTGACTTGATGAAGCTGACCTGTTGAAGTTCTTGTAATTCTGAACTTGATGCTTGCATGTGGAGAATTATGAACCTCTTTGGCTCTgtattcttttttcttgttttatgctCAACACTGTGTTCATTGAACTTGTTAATTTTATTGATCTTAATGGATTTTAAACTGTAAAGTTGTCACTATTGTATTTGATGTTTGCATTTTACTCAGCTACCATTACCACTGCCTGCTGCTGTGATACTGAACTGTGGCATAAAGAGTATTGATTAATGATTGGACTCTAATGCTGCAATATAATGTTATTGGACTCAGCATCTCGATAAACGGATCAAACTCTAGAATGTTTGTCTCTGGTTCTTGCGATGGAACTGGCCGATTGTGGGACACTCGTGTTGCAAGTCGTGCTGTGCGTACTTTTCATGGTCATGAGGGAGATGTTAATACTGTAAAGTTCTTCCCCGATGGCAACAGATTGGGAACTGGCTCAGATGATGGAACTTGCAGGTTATTTGACATTAGGACGGGGCACCAACTTCAAGTATACTATCAGCAGAATGGTGATGGTGAAGTCCCTCACGTGACTTCCATTGCATTCTCCATTTCAGGAAGGCTTCTCATTGCTGGATACTCCAATGGGGATTGCTATGTATGGGATACTTTATTGGCAGAGGTATTCACTATCACTATAGTTATGAAACCTCTATAATGTCTAGTGTCAGTCCATGAAAgcatatttgtatatatttttcatttgacCGCGAAGAAAGGGACCAAATTGCCTTCATTGTGTGATCAGATCCACTTCATATTTGTTAtctgttatttttcttgttcttggGTTCTCTGTGAGTCTGCTTGTTCTGTTGAGTTGAAACTTTATCTATTGTTGTAGCCTCTCTTGGCCCTCGTGATCATCTCGATATCTTTCCTCATAGTTATAGCTGCTATCTGACTTCCATTTCACAGTGGAATAGATCGAACTTCCTTATTGTGTGATTCAGCTTCTTTTgtgttattattatttcatgTATACACGTgtacaaaaaaatttatatatttcaaTGGAGTGTTACATCGGTAAGCTAGTACTGCCTACTTGGTACATGGGGTTGGTTAGTTTTCATTCATCCATGTTTGCTGGTTGGGGTTTTGAAATGCTCAGACTTCAAAGGTTCTTGAAtttttcaattaaatattaaatttcacAGTTCTATTGTCTCTTTCTCGGTCTCATACGGAACATCATGAATATTAGGTTTTCTGATTTTGGTTGATAAGCTGTTGCCTGGGCTTGATCTGAAACACAAATTTCAAATCGCCCCGCTTTCTAAAATATTGAAAGAAGAGAATCACTATTGTAACATGGTATTTGCGTGACTATTTGATGGGCCAGGACTCCATAAATTCATCATAACTTGATAATGCTGATCCTGCATTCAAATTTATTACCTTTTCCCATTAATTTTGATGCTAATACACCGTTAGAACGGATTCTAGTTGTGGCTTGCCAATGATGCATTTGCTTTAAAAAATTTTGTTCCACACAGGTTGTTTTGAACCTGGGATCCCTCCAGAACTCACATGAAGGCAGAATAAGCTGTCTGGGTTTGTCAGTAGATGGGAGTGCCTTATGTACAGGAAGTTGGGACACAAACTTAAAGGTTAGCCATTCTAAGCCATTTAACGCCATGTGCATGCACGAGACAACCCCTTCATGAGTTTTCACACTTTATGCAATAAGTGCAATTCCTTTGTCTGGGTCAATCGAATTTGTTAGAAGCAGAATTGGTATAAGTGAAGAGTAATTAAGTATTATAGTGATAACGTTCATAAATTTATCACGGGGCTATGCTCTCAGGCACTTCTCAAGGGCCTATGCTCTCAGGCACTTCTCAATGGTCTAGATCGAGCTTAATATGTGAGAGTTTTGATAACTAAGGACACACTGGAGGACTTTAAGCATAAGTGGCTTATGTTATAAGCCAATCTTTTTTTACATATTCCAACAGATAACAACTCTAAGAAGAAAGATGAGTGATAGGCCCATTGGCAAGGTTTACAAGAGGACAAGGCCTGCACATCCAATTGTGACAAGTGGCTAAGCACAAGTGGACCAGCTGGTGTTTTATTATTAGTAGTAGCTGATATTTTAGTGCTTTCTGTTATTCTGTAGGGTTTCATGCTGTTGGGTATTTAAGTGGAGTGTCTCTGCTGGTTCTGTAGGTACCTTTTGGATAGTGGTTTTGGGAGGCCCTGGCACCTCGAATGCTCAGGAGTTGTTCACAATATTATCTCTGTATATATTGATATTTTCCTTGGTTCTTATCAATATCAGTATATCGATTACATCTGGGTTATTCAAGTCATTGTTCCTTGGATCTTGTGTTATTACCCTTGGTtcttatcaattggtatcgaagcccttTTCGATCCACAATGACGAAATCCAAACTGGAGGAACGAACGGAGGTGGTTGAACAGGAGGTGAGTGCCTTGAAGGGTGGGGTGGTGTGACTCGACTACAGGATGACATGACGGAGTTGAAAACATGTATGCTGGCGATGCGCGAACTTTTACAAGGCAGAGAAGGGTCGGACAAGGGTAAAAGCAAGTTGGAAGGCACCTCCTCTGTAACATCAGAGGACAACGCTGAGAGGAGACAACTACCGATTGGGAATCCAGCCGCAGACGCTTAGAATTACCATTGTTCTCCGGGGATGACCCATGTGGGTGGCTGTTTAGGGCTGAAAGGTATTTTACCCTTAATCACTTATCTGATGTAGAAAAACTGGAGGCAGCTGTGGTATGCCTGGAAGGTAAAGCACTAAGTTGGTATCAATGGGTGGAGATTCGCGCACCCATCCATACGTGGCCTTTGTTTCGCACCGCGTTGATGAAGCGTTTCAGAAATTCCCAGTGGGGTAGTGACCATGAGAATCTGGTTGCAATCCGGCAGGAAACTACGGTGGCGGAATACCGTGAGAGGTTTGAGCAGCTTTCCTCACTTTTGCCTGACGTCTCTGAAGAGATGTTATGTGGCACATTCATCAATGGGCTGAAGGAGGACATACGGGCTGAGGTAAAATTGAACAAGCCCAGAACATTAATAGACCTGATGGAGTTGGCCCAGTGTACTGAAGATAGGAATATAGCGTTGGAGATGGCACGTGGCCCTAAATATCATCGTGTTACCACAGCGTCGTCGACTCGTGGCAGCGTCGCTCTCAGTCCCTTGGTCGGCAGCCTTAGTCGACCATCGGAAACGTTCCGCTCTCTCCCACCACCACGGTCTGATAATCGCAGCCCCAAACCCACTGATAGTCCACCCTTTCCCTCACCAAACTTACTTTCTTCGGGGGTTGGCAAACGTGAGTCGTTTCGTCGTCTGTCAGAGGCGGAGGCTCAGCAAAGGAGAGAGAAGGGCTTATGCTTTCATTGTGATGAGAAGTATCGACCTGGACATAGGTGCAAGAATCGACTATTACAAGTTCTTATTGTGGCAGAGGAAGATGGGGAAGGATCAGATCCGTCTCTCAATCATGGCGAAGGTGAGGATGCCATCATGGAACAGTTGAAACAACCCACCGAAGCACTATCAGATGATCCACCACTGGCGTTATCCATGAATTCTATTATGGGGTTTTCTGCAGGTAACAGTACCTTGATGCTTCGTGGGTGCTTATTTGGTAAACAGGTAATCATATTAGTGGACAGTGGTGCCTCACATAATTTCATTTCGACGGATGTGGTAAAAGCGTTACGAATTTCTGTTGATACCCGTAGGAATTTTGCTATTCAAGTAGGCAATGGGGTGTTTGTCCAAGGAGGGGGTTTGTGTCATGATTTGGTATTAGAAGTGCAAGGTGTTTCAGTGCAGGAAAATTTTCATGTCATAGATTTGGGAAGTGCAGATGTGGTGCTTGGAATAGCCTGGTTGCAAAAATTAGGGGATATCTCATCTAATTATAAACTGTTGACGATGAGCTTTAGTATGAATGGTCGGCAGATTGTATGGCAGGGGGATCCAGCTTTGTCCAAAACAGTGGTTTCATTGAAGTCCATGTTGAAGATGTTGAAACAGGAGGATAGGGGCTTTCTGATTGAGTTTGGCAACAGCCAATTATATTCCATGGAGTTAACAAAGGCCGAAACAAATGTGGTTAAACAGAGTACGAATGGGACAGCAGAAATGTCAAGTCTTCTACAAGGGGTCTTAGATGAATTTGTATCAGTTTTTACACTGAAGGTTGGCCTGCCCATTTCTCGGGAACATGATCATGCGATAAGATTGTTGGAAGGGGCTACTCCTCCAAATATAAGGCCATATCGTTACCCCTATTATCAAAAAACAGAGATTGAACACTTGGTCAAGGAAATGCTCGCAGCTGGTATAATAAAACCCAGTGTTAGTCCTTATTCGAGCCCAGTCCTacttgtgaaaaaaaaagatgggggatggcggatgtgtgtcgactatcGTGCTTTGAATAAATTGACTGTACCTGACAAATTTCCAATCCCTGCCATTGATGAGCTACTTGATGAATTACATGGGGCAACCATATTTTCTAAACTGGATTTAAAGTCCGGATATCACCAAATCAGGGTACGCAAGGAGGACACCGAGAAGACCGCTTTCCGCACCCATGAGGGACATTATGAGTTTCTTGTTATGCCTTTTGGGCTAACGAATGCTCCTTCCACTTTCCAATCACTCATGAGTGAGATCTTCAAGCCCTATCTCCGCAAGTTTATCTTGGTGTTTTTTGATGACATTTTAATTTTCAGCAAGGATTTCCTCTCACATCTGGCTCATCTGAGAATAGTCCTTGATATCCTCAAGACCCATGACCTGGTTGTTAACAAGAAGAAGTGTGCCTTTGCACAAGCTCAAGTAGAGTACCTGGGACATATAATTTCAGCTCAAGGAGTGGCAGCTGATCCAACGAAAGTGCAGAGTATGATTCAATGGCTTCCCCCAACTAACCTTAAATCTCTTCGTGGGTTCCTTGGTCTCACGGGGTACTACCGCCGCTTTGTGCAAAATTATGGGAGATTGGCTGCCCCTCTCACTCAATTGCTAAAGAAGAATGCGTTCCACTGGAGTAATGAGGCCCAAGAGGCTTTTGGCACATTGAAGAAGGCCATGGTTAGTGTTCCTGTTCTTACTTTGCCTGATTTTTCTAAACTTTTTGTAGTCGAAACAGATGCTTCAGGTACAGGTTTGGGGGCTGTCTTAATGCAAGAGGGACACCCACTTGCTTATCTAAGTCAAACTCTATCTCCCCATGCTCAAGCAAAGTCGGTGTATGAACGCGAGCTCATGGCAATTGTATTTGCTACCCATAAATGGAGACATTATTTACTGGGCAGGAGATTTATTGTGCGTACAAATCAGCGCAGCCTTAGATACTTGTTGGATCAACGCTTACTACATGAGGGCCAACAAAAGTGGATTACCAAGTTGATGGGGTTTGATTTTGAGATACAATATCGCCCGGGATTGGAGAATAAAGCTGCAGATGCCTTATCCAGGAAGGAGGAACCCTATGCCAATGACCATAAACAATTAACGGCACTATCTGTAGCTAACTGTTCAGCATTAGCCGATTTACAAGAAGAGGTGTTACAAGATCCTACTCTCTGTGCTGTAGTTCAAGCTCTTTTAGTCTCACCTGATAGCCAGCCACCATACTCTTTGAAAGGAGGCTGCCTTTTATACCAGGGTCGACTTGTATTGCCAAAGAATTCTCCTCGCAAGCAGATTTTTCTCAATGAGTTTCATTCATCTCCTCAAGGGGGTCATTCGGGTTACTTCCGTACTTTGAAAAGAATTTCTCATGTCTTGTTTTGGCAAGGTATGCGAGCTGATGTCAAGACATTTGTGGCTCAATGTGAGGTGTGTCAACGCCATAAATACTCCACTCTAAGTCCTCAGGGCCTCCTCCAACCTCTCCCACTACCTGTGGCTTCTTGGAATGACATAACTATGGATTTTCTGGGAGGATTTCCCAAGGTGAAGAAGGTGGATACTGTGCTGGTGGTAGTTGATCGCTTAACCAAATACGCTCATTTCCTTTTATTGGGACATCCCTATTCAGCTAAGGATGTCTCCACTGTGTTCATCAATGAAGTTGTTCACTTACATGGGTTCCCTCAATCCATCGTCTCTGATCGAGACCGCGTGTTTGTAAGTAATTTCTGGTCAGAAATGTTTAAAGCTGCGGGTACCAAATTGAAAATGTCTACTTCATACCATCCACAAACGGATGGTCAATCCGAGGTTGTTAATCGTTGTTTGGAGGAATATTTGAGGCGTTTTACCAGCAGTCACCCCACTCAGTGGCCTACATGGGTTCCTTGGGCGGAGTATTGGTATAATACCACGTTCCACAGCTCTGCCGGGATGACTCCTTTCCAGGCTCTTTATGGACGTCCTCCTCCCACATTACTTAAATTCACAGGAGATGCTTCCTTGGTGAATGTTCTGATGTGTGACCGCAATGCAATATTGGAACAGTTAAAGGACAACTTGAACACGGCTCAATGTCGTATGAAACAATACGTTGATGGGAAACGGCGTGCAGTTACCTTTCAACCTGGAGATCAAGTGTTTGTGAAGGTCCAACCGTACAAGTTCAAGTCCTTGGCTAAGCGACCTTACCAGAAGCTGAGCCCGCGCTTCTATGGTCCCTTTCCTATAACTCACAGAGTTGGTGAGGTTGCTTACGGCCTAGCCTTGCCTTCTGAAGCTGCTATACACCCCGTTTTCCATGTATCTCAACTAAAAAAATCCAACACCCCTGGCCTCCAAAGTCAGCCATTGCCAGTAGCATTAACAGCTGATTTGGAATTATTATTTGAACCTGAATCTGTTATCCAGGTACGAAGGTTACTCACAGGCCAATTTGAAGTCCTAATCAAGTGGAAGGGACAGCCAGCATGCGATAATTCATGGGAGCTTACAGAAGACATTCAAGCTCAGTTTCCTGGCTtcaaccttgaggacaaggtaGCTGCTGTAGGAGGGGGTATTGATAGGCCCATTGGCAAGGTTTACAAGAGGACAAGGCCTGCACATCCAATTGTGACAAGTGGCTAAGCACAAGAGGACCAGCTGGTGTTTTATTATTAGTAGTAGCTGATATTTTAGTGCTTTCTGTTATTCTGTAGGGTTTCATGCTGTTGGGTATTCAAGTGGAGTGTCTCTGCTGGTTCTGTAGGTACCTTTTGGATAGTGGTTTTGGGAGGCCCTGGCACCTCGAATGCTCAGGAGTTGTTCACAATATTATCTCTGTATATATTGATATTTTCCTTGGTTCTTATCAATATCAGTATATCGATTACATCTGGGTTATTCAAGTCATTGTTCCTTGGATCTTGTGTTATTACCCTTGGTTCTTATCAATGAGAAAACAAAGtcagtcctttttttttctttctccttttataCGTATTTCCAAATTTCAAGTTACATTCTCTGGCATACTTAATATGAAGGAAGCAAGTGAATGATTTTCCATGGTAGTTTATATCCGTCATAATGTCTGAGAAATAATATAAGCATACAATACTTTGGTACGCATGATAGCTATATAATTCATTATTATCAATGGCTTCCTGAGATATCCTGGTACACTGT
This genomic stretch from Tripterygium wilfordii isolate XIE 37 chromosome 22, ASM1340144v1, whole genome shotgun sequence harbors:
- the LOC119991795 gene encoding guanine nucleotide-binding protein subunit beta-like isoform X2, which codes for MSVTELKKRQEAATETLNNLRERLRQRRLQLLDTDGQGRAPVTFGPTDLVCCRTLQGHTGKVYSLDWTPERNRIVSASQDGRLIVWNALTSQKTHAIKLPCAWVMTCAFAVSGQSVACGGLESVCSIFNLNSPTEKDGNIPVSRMLSGHKGYVSSCQYVPDEDTCLITGSGDQTCVLWDITTGLRTSVFGGEFQYGHSADVLSISINGSNSRMFVSGSCDGTGRLWDTRVASRAVRTFHGHEGDVNTVKFFPDGNRLGTGSDDGTCRLFDIRTGHQLQVYYQQNGDGEVPHVTSIAFSISGRLLIAGYSNGDCYVWDTLLAEVVLNLGSLQNSHEGRISCLGLSVDGSALCTGSWDTNLKITTLRRKMSDRPIGKVYKRTRPAHPIVTSG
- the LOC119991795 gene encoding guanine nucleotide-binding protein subunit beta-like isoform X3; this encodes MSVTELKKRQEAATETLNNLRERLRQRRLQLLDTDVATDARGQGRAPVTFGPTDLVCCRTLQGHTGKVYSLDWTPERNRIVSASQDGRLIVWNALTSQKTHAIKLPCAWVMTCAFAVSGQSVACGGLESVCSIFNLNSPTEKDGNIPVSRMLSGHKGYVSSCQYVPDEDTCLITGSGDQTCVLWDITTGLRTSVFGGEFQYGHSADVLSISINGSNSRMFVSGSCDGTGRLWDTRVASRAVRTFHGHEGDVNTVKFFPDGNRLGTGSDDGTCRLFDIRTGHQLQVYYQQNGDGEVPHVTSIAFSISGRLLIAGYSNGDCYVWDTLLAEVVLNLGSLQNSHEGRISCLGLSVDGSALCTGSWDTNLKALLKGLCSQALLNGLDRA
- the LOC119991795 gene encoding guanine nucleotide-binding protein subunit beta-like isoform X1, with the protein product MSVTELKKRQEAATETLNNLRERLRQRRLQLLDTDVATDARGQGRAPVTFGPTDLVCCRTLQGHTGKVYSLDWTPERNRIVSASQDGRLIVWNALTSQKTHAIKLPCAWVMTCAFAVSGQSVACGGLESVCSIFNLNSPTEKDGNIPVSRMLSGHKGYVSSCQYVPDEDTCLITGSGDQTCVLWDITTGLRTSVFGGEFQYGHSADVLSISINGSNSRMFVSGSCDGTGRLWDTRVASRAVRTFHGHEGDVNTVKFFPDGNRLGTGSDDGTCRLFDIRTGHQLQVYYQQNGDGEVPHVTSIAFSISGRLLIAGYSNGDCYVWDTLLAEVVLNLGSLQNSHEGRISCLGLSVDGSALCTGSWDTNLKITTLRRKMSDRPIGKVYKRTRPAHPIVTSG